In the genome of Macellibacteroides fermentans, one region contains:
- a CDS encoding AraC family transcriptional regulator: protein MAKILLLTDFSSGYSRNLLKGIVRYSKEVGNWSFQRMPLYYRMLYGENGVVEWAKKWQADAIIAQLSDVNIELLNDLNIPIIVQNYRDRNKAVSNLTGDYFNTGVMAAKFFLNRGYRNFAFYGFKGAIWSRERADGYSHEIEKQGYKLAVLENDNKDKEEWSYNHTVLGNWLQSLPKPVALFACDDHFALQISETCNVYNINVPDDIAILGVDNDDLLCNISDPPLSSIVLDVENGGYNAGKLLHQLITKEITEPFNIVVNPLIIERRKSTEKYAVSDKNIRTILNYIEKNYANHLSVEELVKQVPLSRRVLEKKFKEETGESLYQYIQNYRIDQFTRLLITTDYSLFEAALQSGFENYKNVSRIFRKYKSLSPAEYRKRYKCNSSVEEIEH, encoded by the coding sequence ATGGCAAAGATTCTACTCCTTACAGACTTTTCAAGCGGATACAGCCGAAACCTGTTAAAGGGAATCGTAAGATATTCAAAAGAGGTCGGCAACTGGTCATTCCAACGAATGCCATTGTACTATCGCATGCTATACGGTGAAAACGGGGTTGTAGAATGGGCCAAGAAATGGCAGGCCGATGCAATCATCGCCCAACTTTCAGACGTGAACATCGAACTTTTAAATGATCTGAATATTCCTATCATTGTTCAGAATTACAGAGATAGGAACAAGGCTGTCTCCAATCTTACAGGCGATTATTTTAATACCGGGGTAATGGCGGCTAAGTTTTTTCTTAACAGAGGATACCGGAACTTTGCTTTTTATGGATTTAAGGGAGCGATTTGGTCAAGAGAAAGGGCCGATGGTTATAGCCACGAAATTGAAAAACAGGGATATAAGCTTGCAGTACTGGAAAACGACAACAAAGACAAAGAAGAGTGGAGCTACAATCATACAGTTTTGGGAAACTGGCTTCAATCTTTACCTAAGCCTGTTGCCCTCTTTGCCTGCGACGACCATTTTGCATTACAAATATCCGAAACATGCAATGTCTATAATATTAATGTACCAGATGACATAGCTATACTTGGCGTTGATAATGACGATCTTCTATGTAATATTTCTGATCCACCCCTATCTTCAATTGTTTTAGATGTTGAAAACGGAGGATACAATGCAGGCAAACTTTTGCATCAATTGATAACAAAAGAAATAACCGAACCATTTAATATCGTAGTCAATCCTCTAATCATTGAGCGCCGCAAATCTACGGAGAAGTATGCTGTTTCGGATAAAAATATCCGAACAATTCTAAATTATATTGAAAAAAACTATGCCAATCACCTTTCCGTTGAAGAATTGGTAAAACAGGTCCCGCTATCAAGAAGGGTACTAGAGAAAAAGTTCAAGGAAGAGACCGGCGAATCCTTATATCAATATATACAGAACTATAGGATAGATCAATTCACCAGATTACTTATAACAACCGACTATTCCCTTTTTGAGGCTGCACTTCAATCCGGATTTGAAAATTACAAAAACGTGTCCCGAATTTTTAGAAAATACAAATCACTATCTCCTGCCGAATACAGAAAACGTTACAAATGCAACTCATCGGTTGAAGAAATTGAACATTGA
- a CDS encoding Gfo/Idh/MocA family oxidoreductase has translation MTSRRNFIKKAAMGTAALTVGGVLPGFSAKSYSNIIGANDKIRVGAIGVNSRGMALATNFAKQQGCEITRICDVDSRAIAKCITSIEKAASYKPKGEKDLRKMVESKDVDAVIVATPDHWHAPAALYALKAGKEVYLEKPCSYAPAEGEILIQAAAKYGRVLQMGNQRRSWPNVQVGIKALKEGIIGNVHFGKAWYTNNRPSIGIGKEVAVPEWLDWDLWQGPAPRVAFKDNFVHYNWHWFWRWGTGEALNNGTHMIDILRWGMDVDYPTMVNSAGGRYFHKDDWETPDTQVINIEFGKSKSMTWEGRSCNGRSIEGSTVGCMFYGDKGSMLITGSDGYKIFGLDDKVIKEQTSKIAIDPRNLMNPAERLDAYHIQNFFDGIRKSAALNSDITSGHKSTLLMQLGNISQRVGRSLDIDPLNGRIQQDSIAMKLWNRDYEQGWEMKL, from the coding sequence ATGACATCAAGACGAAATTTTATTAAAAAAGCAGCCATGGGTACCGCAGCGCTAACTGTCGGTGGAGTACTTCCTGGGTTCAGCGCGAAGAGTTACAGTAACATTATTGGAGCAAATGATAAAATAAGAGTTGGCGCCATCGGCGTAAACTCAAGAGGGATGGCACTTGCAACCAATTTTGCCAAACAACAAGGTTGCGAAATTACAAGAATTTGCGATGTTGATTCAAGAGCCATTGCAAAATGTATCACATCTATCGAAAAGGCTGCATCTTACAAGCCCAAAGGGGAAAAGGATTTACGTAAGATGGTCGAATCCAAAGATGTAGATGCCGTGATCGTTGCAACTCCCGATCATTGGCATGCGCCGGCAGCTCTCTATGCCCTAAAAGCGGGTAAAGAGGTATATCTTGAAAAGCCCTGTAGTTACGCCCCTGCCGAAGGAGAAATACTTATTCAGGCAGCAGCTAAATATGGCAGAGTATTGCAGATGGGAAACCAGCGCCGTTCATGGCCGAATGTTCAGGTAGGAATCAAGGCACTTAAGGAAGGTATAATTGGAAATGTTCACTTTGGTAAAGCCTGGTATACTAACAACAGACCATCTATCGGTATTGGTAAAGAGGTAGCAGTTCCTGAATGGCTGGATTGGGATTTGTGGCAGGGACCTGCACCCAGAGTAGCATTTAAGGATAACTTTGTACATTATAACTGGCATTGGTTCTGGAGATGGGGTACAGGGGAAGCTTTGAACAACGGAACCCACATGATCGACATCCTTCGTTGGGGTATGGATGTAGACTATCCTACAATGGTTAATTCAGCAGGAGGACGTTATTTTCATAAAGATGATTGGGAGACTCCTGATACACAGGTTATAAATATTGAATTTGGCAAAAGTAAATCCATGACTTGGGAAGGTAGAAGCTGTAATGGACGTTCTATTGAAGGTAGTACTGTTGGATGTATGTTTTACGGAGATAAAGGCAGCATGTTGATAACAGGAAGCGATGGATATAAAATATTCGGATTAGATGACAAAGTTATTAAGGAGCAAACCAGTAAGATTGCGATTGATCCCAGAAATCTGATGAATCCGGCAGAAAGGCTGGATGCTTACCATATTCAAAACTTCTTCGACGGCATTCGTAAAAGTGCTGCACTCAATTCGGATATTACTTCGGGTCATAAAAGCACACTGCTTATGCAATTAGGTAATATCTCCCAGCGAGTAGGAAGATCGCTCGATATTGATCCGCTGAATGGTCGCATTCAACAAGATAGTATCGCCATGAAGCTTTGGAACAGAGACTACGAACAAGGTTGGGAAATGAAACTTTAA
- a CDS encoding sugar MFS transporter, translating into MSNETVSSNTLDKRSTVIAVIIIGAMFFIFGLVSWVNAILIPYFKIACELTHFESYFVAFAFYIAYLVMSVPSAFLLKRVGYKKGMMVGFFFMAAGALIFVPAALTRTYGIFLTGLFTIGTGLAILQSAANPYITIVGPIESAAKRMSIMGVCNKFAGIVSPLIFAAVVLKVSDSDMFTLLESGTLDEVAKNNMLDELIRRVILPYSVLSALLFAFGLFIRFSVLPEINPEHETKEEAASNNGKKSILDFPYLILGAFALFLHVGTQVVAIDTIIGYAGTMGMDLLEAKAFPSYTLTATIAGYLLGIILIPKYISQTNALRFCCTLGLFLSLGVILADYDVTILGHQSNLSIWFLASLGFPNSLIYAGIWPLSIKGLGRFTKIGSSLLIMGLCGNAIMPVLYGYLADVWDVQAAYWLLVPCYLYLIFFAVHGHKIKSWSPAK; encoded by the coding sequence ATGTCGAACGAAACCGTAAGCAGTAATACCCTCGATAAAAGATCAACAGTCATAGCTGTAATTATAATTGGAGCTATGTTCTTTATATTCGGTCTGGTATCGTGGGTAAATGCGATACTTATTCCTTATTTTAAAATTGCCTGTGAATTAACTCATTTCGAATCTTATTTTGTTGCATTTGCTTTTTACATTGCATACCTGGTTATGTCTGTCCCTTCTGCCTTTCTTTTAAAGAGAGTCGGATATAAAAAAGGGATGATGGTCGGATTCTTCTTTATGGCTGCGGGAGCATTGATATTTGTCCCTGCTGCCCTTACCCGTACATATGGCATATTTCTTACAGGCTTATTTACAATCGGCACAGGATTAGCCATTCTTCAATCAGCTGCAAATCCGTACATTACGATTGTCGGACCTATAGAAAGTGCGGCCAAGCGGATGAGTATTATGGGGGTATGTAACAAATTTGCCGGGATTGTATCTCCGTTGATTTTTGCAGCAGTTGTACTTAAAGTTTCAGACAGTGATATGTTTACTCTGTTGGAATCCGGCACATTAGATGAAGTGGCAAAAAACAACATGCTGGACGAACTGATCAGGCGTGTGATTCTTCCCTATAGCGTATTGTCGGCTTTACTCTTTGCATTCGGATTGTTTATTCGTTTTTCAGTATTACCGGAAATTAATCCTGAGCACGAAACTAAAGAAGAAGCTGCTTCAAATAATGGAAAGAAATCTATACTGGATTTTCCGTATCTTATTCTGGGAGCATTTGCATTGTTTCTGCATGTTGGGACTCAGGTGGTAGCCATTGATACGATTATCGGATACGCCGGAACGATGGGTATGGATTTATTGGAAGCAAAAGCATTCCCCTCCTACACGTTAACAGCTACGATTGCGGGTTATTTACTTGGAATAATTCTTATTCCGAAGTACATTTCACAGACCAATGCACTGCGTTTTTGCTGCACATTAGGACTTTTTCTATCTCTTGGGGTAATTTTGGCCGATTACGACGTTACAATTCTGGGACACCAAAGTAATCTGTCAATCTGGTTTTTAGCATCACTTGGATTTCCAAACTCTCTTATTTATGCAGGAATATGGCCATTGTCAATTAAGGGATTAGGCCGATTTACAAAAATCGGATCATCACTCTTGATTATGGGATTATGTGGAAATGCTATAATGCCAGTCCTTTATGGATATTTGGCAGATGTATGGGACGTGCAGGCAGCTTACTGGTTATTGGTTCCCTGTTATCTGTACCTGATATTTTTTGCAGTCCACGGGCACAAGATTAAAAGCTGGTCGCCCGCTAAATAA
- the nagA gene encoding N-acetylglucosamine-6-phosphate deacetylase — translation MKHRLVINDAIIILPGRISEKGYVVCEGGIITQIGQGYFPATESDEIINAGGLYVSPGFIDMHTHGAGGYDFMDGTVEAYLGAAKMHAKHGTTSLLPTTLTSTNEELLKTFSIYKEAKAKNTEGASFLGLHLEGPYFAYGQKGAQDPKYLRNPEPEEYNAILEASDDIMRWSLAPELKGAIEFGKVLRSKNILPSIAHTDAICEEVEEAFDAGFTHVTHLYSCMSTITRRNAYRYAGALEATYLIDEMTVEIIADGVHLPKSLLRYVYKFKGPDKIALCTDSMRGAGMPDGESILGSLQGGQKVIIEDGVAKLPDRTAFAGSVATADRLIRTMIGLADVPLEEAIRMITLTPARILKIDKTKGSIEIGKEADLVLFDKDININTTIINGKVVYKKTH, via the coding sequence ATGAAGCATAGACTAGTTATAAACGACGCAATTATCATTCTTCCGGGTCGAATTTCGGAAAAGGGATATGTTGTTTGCGAAGGCGGAATCATTACTCAGATCGGGCAGGGATATTTTCCTGCTACTGAAAGTGATGAGATTATAAATGCTGGTGGACTTTATGTATCACCTGGGTTTATTGATATGCACACACATGGAGCCGGAGGATATGACTTTATGGATGGAACTGTTGAAGCCTATCTGGGCGCTGCCAAAATGCATGCAAAACATGGAACTACTTCCCTATTGCCAACAACGCTTACAAGTACGAATGAAGAATTACTCAAAACATTCAGTATATACAAAGAAGCAAAGGCAAAAAATACGGAAGGCGCCTCCTTTTTAGGTTTACATCTGGAAGGTCCCTATTTTGCATACGGGCAAAAAGGAGCACAAGACCCCAAGTACCTTCGGAATCCAGAACCCGAAGAATACAATGCCATCCTGGAAGCCTCCGATGATATAATGCGTTGGAGTCTGGCTCCCGAATTAAAGGGGGCGATTGAGTTTGGCAAAGTACTTCGATCTAAAAATATCTTGCCATCCATTGCCCATACAGATGCCATATGCGAAGAGGTGGAAGAGGCTTTTGACGCAGGTTTTACTCATGTAACGCATCTGTATTCCTGTATGTCTACCATCACACGCCGCAACGCATACCGATATGCCGGAGCGTTGGAAGCTACGTATCTGATAGATGAGATGACAGTCGAGATTATTGCGGATGGAGTCCATCTGCCCAAATCGCTGTTGCGGTATGTATATAAGTTCAAGGGGCCTGATAAAATTGCTTTATGTACAGACTCAATGCGGGGGGCAGGTATGCCGGATGGAGAGTCAATCCTGGGCAGTCTGCAAGGAGGACAAAAAGTAATAATTGAGGATGGCGTTGCCAAACTACCCGACCGCACAGCCTTTGCGGGAAGCGTTGCTACAGCCGACCGACTTATCCGTACCATGATCGGATTGGCGGATGTACCCCTGGAAGAGGCAATCAGAATGATTACACTTACTCCGGCTCGTATATTAAAGATAGATAAAACAAAAGGTTCAATAGAAATAGGAAAAGAAGCCGACCTTGTTCTTTTCGATAAAGATATCAATATCAATACTACCATAATAAATGGTAAGGTTGTGTATAAAAAAACTCACTAA
- a CDS encoding glucosamine-6-phosphate deaminase, which yields MIFTKDKITVKLYDSRKEMGEIAASDTAAKIQELLLVKDEINIIFAAAPSQNEFLASLVKENRIDWSRINAFHMDEYIGLEEDAPQRFGHFLKESIFGKVPFKQVNYINGKALPSEECARYEALLKQYPADIVCLGIGENGHIAFNDPHVADFKDPQAVKVVDLDQACRQQQVNDGCFQSINEVPTHAYTLTIPALLSADYMYCIVPGESKANAVYHTLYGEISINCPASVLRTKDNVTLYLDANSASLIETKTF from the coding sequence ATGATTTTCACAAAAGATAAAATAACAGTAAAGCTTTATGATTCCCGTAAAGAGATGGGAGAAATAGCAGCAAGCGACACAGCAGCTAAAATTCAAGAGTTGCTACTCGTAAAAGATGAAATAAACATAATATTTGCAGCAGCTCCTTCTCAAAATGAATTTTTGGCTTCATTAGTCAAAGAAAACCGGATCGACTGGAGCAGAATAAATGCCTTTCACATGGACGAATACATAGGGTTGGAAGAGGATGCTCCTCAAAGATTCGGACATTTCTTAAAAGAGAGCATTTTCGGGAAAGTTCCCTTCAAACAGGTTAATTATATCAACGGGAAAGCTCTTCCTTCCGAAGAATGTGCCCGATACGAAGCGCTTTTAAAACAATATCCTGCAGACATTGTTTGCTTAGGAATAGGAGAAAATGGTCATATTGCATTCAATGATCCGCACGTGGCTGATTTCAAAGACCCTCAGGCTGTTAAAGTTGTTGATCTGGATCAGGCCTGCAGGCAGCAACAAGTCAACGACGGATGCTTTCAATCCATCAATGAAGTACCAACTCACGCCTATACTTTAACCATACCGGCACTGCTTTCGGCCGACTATATGTATTGTATTGTTCCTGGCGAAAGCAAGGCAAATGCTGTATACCATACATTGTACGGTGAAATTAGTATAAATTGTCCAGCCTCTGTTTTACGAACAAAAGATAATGTAACTTTGTATCTCGATGCAAATAGTGCGTCATTAATAGAGACAAAAACCTTTTAA
- a CDS encoding Gfo/Idh/MocA family protein gives MKLKIIALLCLLITSAGLLHAQEVIKIGIIGLDTSHAPAFIKLLNSNDPLPEHKGFKIVAAYPYGSKTIESSYKRIPGYTEEAQKHGVEIVGSIAELLEKVDCVMLETNDGNLHLDQAVEVLKTGKPMFIDKPVAATLTDAIAIFSLAKKYNSPMFSSSTLRFTPRNQELKRGEHGKVLGADCFSPATNEPSHADFSWYGIHGVETLFTVMGGGCKQVTRVSAEGTDVVVGLWNDGRIGTFRGLRTGKADFGGTAFCESKTVAAGGYIGFKDLLTEILTFFKTKKVPVTEQETIEIFTFMEASNQSKRLGGKPVSMQETLERCTKAAQKVLKAKKY, from the coding sequence ATGAAATTAAAAATCATTGCATTGTTATGTTTGCTGATTACATCCGCTGGTTTGCTACATGCACAGGAAGTAATCAAAATAGGTATAATTGGTCTGGACACATCACATGCTCCAGCATTTATTAAATTGTTAAACAGCAATGATCCTCTACCGGAACATAAGGGTTTTAAGATTGTTGCTGCCTATCCCTATGGATCGAAAACAATCGAAAGCAGCTACAAACGTATCCCAGGATATACGGAAGAGGCTCAGAAGCATGGAGTTGAAATAGTAGGGTCTATTGCTGAACTTTTGGAGAAAGTGGATTGTGTTATGCTTGAGACCAATGACGGTAATCTGCATCTTGATCAGGCTGTTGAAGTCTTGAAAACCGGCAAACCCATGTTTATTGATAAACCGGTAGCCGCCACTCTAACCGATGCGATTGCTATTTTCTCGTTGGCTAAAAAATACAACTCTCCTATGTTTTCTTCATCTACCTTACGGTTTACTCCAAGAAATCAAGAGCTTAAAAGAGGAGAACACGGTAAGGTTTTGGGTGCCGACTGTTTTTCACCGGCAACAAACGAACCTTCTCATGCCGATTTCTCATGGTACGGGATCCATGGTGTTGAAACCTTGTTCACCGTTATGGGTGGTGGCTGCAAGCAGGTAACCCGTGTATCTGCCGAAGGTACAGATGTTGTAGTGGGATTATGGAACGACGGACGTATCGGAACATTCAGAGGACTCCGTACAGGTAAAGCTGACTTTGGTGGTACCGCTTTCTGCGAATCAAAAACGGTTGCAGCAGGTGGATACATTGGATTTAAAGATCTGCTAACGGAAATTCTTACATTCTTCAAGACAAAAAAGGTTCCGGTAACTGAGCAGGAGACCATAGAAATATTTACTTTTATGGAAGCTTCCAACCAAAGCAAGCGATTGGGAGGGAAACCCGTATCAATGCAGGAGACACTTGAACGCTGTACAAAAGCCGCTCAAAAGGTTCTAAAAGCTAAGAAATATTAA
- a CDS encoding putative oxidoreductase C-terminal domain-containing protein, whose amino-acid sequence MKHILFLLLIVLMACQPKSENKKFTGAEGEIKIITLAPGHFHAALLQKTMLKQLDKKVQVYAPAGPEVDAHLALINSFNNRSENPTCWDEEVYIGDDYLTKMLNDKKGNVVILAGNNKDKTSYILQSVAAGMNVLADKPMAIDKSSFHKLEEAFELANKKDVLLYDIMTERYDILNIVNRVLMQHKELFGDIQTGTPQDPAVKLESVHHFYKLVSGKPLVRPVWYYDVMQQGEGIVDVTTHLIDLIHWKCFPETILDYKKDIRITGAKHWATPLSLSDFSKSTSATEFPDYLNKDVKDSTLFVYANGEINYQVRDVNVGISVVWNFQAPEGAGDTHSSIIKGTKASIYILQGKEQGYSPKLYIKKADQVSEADFKLHLDHVITGLKKNYDIGAQLADNGMYEIVISDKHKDGHEAHFSHVAEKFFGFLVSREMPEWEVPNMLTKYFITTEALEIARKEEK is encoded by the coding sequence ATGAAGCATATACTGTTTCTGTTACTCATAGTATTAATGGCCTGTCAGCCCAAATCAGAAAACAAGAAATTTACCGGAGCAGAAGGTGAAATCAAAATTATCACCTTGGCTCCGGGCCATTTCCATGCAGCTCTTCTTCAAAAAACGATGTTGAAACAGCTTGATAAAAAGGTACAGGTCTATGCTCCTGCCGGTCCGGAGGTTGATGCCCATCTGGCTCTTATCAACTCTTTCAACAATCGCAGCGAAAATCCTACATGTTGGGATGAAGAGGTCTATATTGGAGACGACTATCTCACAAAGATGCTGAATGATAAGAAAGGAAATGTTGTGATTCTTGCGGGTAACAACAAAGACAAGACATCCTACATTCTTCAGTCGGTTGCGGCAGGGATGAATGTACTTGCCGACAAACCGATGGCAATTGATAAATCTTCATTCCATAAACTGGAAGAGGCTTTTGAGCTAGCCAATAAAAAGGATGTATTACTTTACGACATCATGACAGAACGCTATGATATCCTTAACATAGTGAATAGGGTGCTTATGCAGCATAAAGAGCTGTTTGGCGACATCCAAACCGGTACACCCCAAGATCCTGCCGTTAAGTTGGAAAGTGTTCATCATTTTTACAAGCTAGTATCCGGTAAACCTCTGGTCAGACCTGTATGGTATTACGATGTGATGCAACAAGGTGAAGGGATTGTCGATGTTACAACTCATCTGATAGATTTGATTCATTGGAAATGTTTTCCTGAAACAATCCTAGACTATAAAAAAGACATCCGTATTACCGGGGCTAAGCATTGGGCGACTCCTCTTAGCTTAAGTGATTTCTCGAAATCTACTTCAGCAACGGAATTTCCAGATTACCTGAATAAAGACGTTAAAGATTCCACCTTATTTGTTTATGCAAACGGAGAAATCAACTATCAGGTAAGGGACGTAAATGTAGGCATTTCAGTGGTATGGAATTTCCAGGCTCCCGAAGGTGCCGGAGATACTCATAGTTCTATAATCAAAGGGACCAAGGCCTCTATTTATATTTTGCAGGGGAAAGAACAAGGATATTCACCCAAGTTATATATAAAGAAAGCAGATCAGGTAAGCGAGGCTGATTTTAAATTGCATCTTGATCATGTAATAACCGGATTAAAGAAAAACTACGACATTGGGGCTCAGTTGGCTGATAATGGAATGTACGAAATTGTAATTTCAGACAAACATAAAGACGGTCACGAAGCTCACTTCTCACATGTAGCCGAAAAGTTTTTTGGATTTCTGGTTTCCAGAGAGATGCCGGAATGGGAGGTTCCTAATATGTTAACCAAGTATTTCATCACAACTGAAGCACTTGAAATTGCAAGAAAAGAGGAGAAATGA
- a CDS encoding FAD:protein FMN transferase — MIGNYLNYYESSNLLHGSLMQIMGTRLDALILGAGPTLANKVWEEVKDELVRLNKMLNKFDKESELYRVNNKAIHSPCSVSEELWKILADCEQYYERTYGYFDISLKDYSKVEFDNECHTVYFTDTGIQLDLGGYAKGYALESIRKILVNHSITQALINFGNSSVLALGSHPHGDSWSIGINDPYNPDKIVGNISLRDNTLSTSGNMPSHTGHIFNPFTGQYNADRRIVSVSAPNAIDAEVVSTTLMIADKIKEKEIVSQFTIDQYCIFSL, encoded by the coding sequence ATGATCGGCAATTATTTAAACTACTACGAATCCTCCAACCTTTTACATGGGTCGCTCATGCAAATTATGGGTACACGTCTGGATGCCTTGATTCTTGGCGCCGGACCTACCTTGGCCAACAAGGTATGGGAAGAGGTGAAAGATGAGTTGGTAAGATTAAATAAGATGCTTAATAAATTTGACAAGGAGAGTGAATTGTATCGAGTGAATAACAAGGCAATTCACTCTCCTTGTTCTGTTAGCGAAGAGTTGTGGAAAATTCTGGCTGACTGTGAACAATATTATGAACGTACCTATGGATACTTTGATATAAGCTTAAAAGATTATTCAAAAGTAGAATTTGACAATGAATGCCATACGGTGTACTTTACTGACACGGGCATCCAACTTGATCTTGGGGGATATGCGAAAGGATACGCCCTCGAAAGCATCAGAAAGATCCTTGTCAACCATTCTATAACCCAGGCTTTAATAAACTTCGGAAATAGCTCCGTACTAGCTCTGGGCAGCCATCCTCATGGGGATAGCTGGTCTATCGGGATAAACGATCCTTATAACCCGGACAAGATTGTAGGAAACATATCTTTACGCGATAATACATTATCAACTTCCGGAAATATGCCCAGTCACACCGGACATATCTTTAATCCATTTACGGGACAATATAACGCCGACAGACGTATTGTTTCTGTTTCTGCCCCTAATGCAATTGATGCGGAGGTAGTCTCCACCACATTGATGATTGCCGATAAAATAAAGGAAAAGGAAATTGTCTCTCAATTTACCATCGACCAGTATTGTATCTTTTCTCTATAA